The Halobacterium litoreum genome includes a region encoding these proteins:
- a CDS encoding (2Fe-2S)-binding protein: MSSESSSQSLDRPTEDVTLSVNGETVSATVEPRLKLSDFLRQECGQRGVRVGCEHGVCGACTVLVDGKATKSCLTYAVQVDDAEVTTVEGLSDGGDLHPIQEAFHQEHALQCGFCTSGFVMATKELLDREPDPDQEQIEEGLADNICRCTGYVNIYSAVDRAAEELAEVPSDDLTDRTAGGDD, from the coding sequence ATGAGCAGTGAGAGCAGTTCACAGAGTCTCGACCGTCCCACCGAGGACGTCACCCTCTCGGTGAACGGCGAGACAGTCTCCGCGACGGTCGAGCCGCGACTGAAACTCTCGGACTTCCTCAGACAGGAGTGTGGCCAACGCGGCGTCCGCGTGGGCTGCGAGCACGGCGTCTGTGGCGCCTGTACCGTCCTCGTCGACGGGAAGGCGACCAAGAGCTGTCTCACCTACGCGGTACAGGTAGACGACGCCGAGGTGACCACCGTCGAGGGGCTCTCGGACGGCGGCGACCTCCACCCGATCCAGGAGGCGTTCCACCAGGAGCACGCCCTCCAGTGTGGCTTCTGCACGAGCGGGTTCGTGATGGCGACCAAGGAACTCCTCGACCGCGAACCGGACCCCGACCAGGAGCAAATCGAGGAGGGGCTCGCGGACAACATCTGTCGCTGCACCGGCTACGTGAACATCTACTCGGCCGTCGACCGCGCGGCCGAGGAACTCGCCGAGGTCCCGAGCGACGACCTGACCGACCGCACCGCGGGAGGTGACGACTGA
- a CDS encoding FAD binding domain-containing protein: MKPAAFEYHRPDSVAEATTLLADLGHDAELLAGNQSLGIIMANRLATPDHLVDLNRVEELSGYEIRDDEIDVGAMTTHRDLEFADDLRDVMPMLPEAAEQIAGPSVRNRGTLGGSIAEADPAGNYPAALVALDADLRVESTDDERTVAAREFFIAYMFTDLGPEEIITGVTVDREPFPVERTGMAFEELKRAAQTFPTVSAGTAVRVDDPDADEPVIEEARIALANVADVPLHVPDAEDAVEGTTLGEDALDEAAEAAIEAADPSPEMHADEEWKVELAGEYTRRSLRTAHTRAIND; the protein is encoded by the coding sequence ATGAAACCGGCGGCCTTCGAGTACCACCGACCGGATTCGGTCGCCGAAGCGACGACGCTGCTCGCGGACCTCGGCCACGACGCCGAACTGCTCGCGGGCAACCAGAGCCTCGGCATCATCATGGCGAACCGGCTCGCCACCCCCGACCACCTCGTCGACCTGAACCGCGTCGAGGAACTGTCGGGGTACGAGATTCGCGACGACGAAATCGACGTGGGCGCGATGACGACCCACCGCGACCTCGAGTTCGCCGACGACCTCCGCGACGTGATGCCGATGCTCCCCGAGGCCGCCGAGCAGATTGCGGGACCGAGCGTCCGCAACCGCGGGACGCTCGGCGGGAGCATCGCGGAAGCCGACCCCGCGGGGAACTACCCCGCCGCGCTCGTCGCGCTGGACGCCGACCTCCGCGTCGAGTCCACCGACGACGAGCGCACGGTCGCCGCGCGCGAGTTCTTCATCGCGTACATGTTCACGGACCTCGGCCCGGAGGAAATCATCACCGGCGTCACGGTGGACCGGGAGCCGTTCCCGGTCGAACGCACCGGGATGGCGTTCGAGGAACTCAAACGCGCCGCCCAGACGTTCCCCACCGTGAGCGCGGGCACCGCCGTCCGCGTGGACGACCCGGACGCCGACGAACCGGTAATCGAGGAGGCGCGAATCGCGCTCGCGAACGTCGCGGACGTCCCGCTCCACGTCCCCGACGCCGAGGACGCGGTCGAGGGGACGACCCTCGGCGAGGACGCACTCGACGAGGCGGCCGAGGCGGCCATCGAGGCCGCCGACCCGTCCCCCGAGATGCACGCCGACGAGGAGTGGAAGGTCGAACTGGCCGGCGAATACACCCGCCGTTCCCTGCGGACGGCACACACCAGAGCAATCAATGATTGA
- a CDS encoding xanthine dehydrogenase family protein molybdopterin-binding subunit, whose translation MSEADQRPSAREETESERESFVGSGLERVEDRRILTGEAEYIHDVAPENAAHLAFVRSVHPHATIENVNTARAEDHPDCLLVLTGEDLQEDYYPMPCGLNAFEEWSLATDKARYVGEPIAAVVATDRYAAEDIVDRIDVDYDQHEPVVDALEAREDETVIHEDVGTNVPDGETMEFGDVDGAFADADNVIEREYSWGRISGVPLETAGVVAEYDPDRDSFDIDCNIQLHTLVDDTVYETLGYPPEKVNLEVPADVGGSFGTKIAIHRYCAVASMASQQLDGKPVQFVEDRVENLQGGDMHSSDREYRVRLAYDDDGTIRGLDTWFVDDFGAFPRYPVNQALKPLSVVTNAYDIPAVKYDYELVMTNKTSQTAYRGFGVPAHLHALEMAVDEAAGELGLEREELRRRNLVQPDQMPHKIPTHNIYDSGDLPAALDRIEEIVEERERCEGGLLDPEVVEAKREEGKYRGVSCTVHIEPGVSGSDWTDRQRTEDEALEQRERDEVAELPEHFRVSLERDGTVQAYLATDTSGQGHQTLVTQLLADGLEVLPSDIEVGYLDSVTAPTEYGTAASRMAVMLSGATEGAAEEFRNNCRQLAAEEAFGSALADIVYRDGGVECQQSGERLELADLAELDTGRNQRLTQVAYDYQHPATEIEEFDEALTSKFPVYPTAAFAANAPIVEVDTKTGEVDVLKFYSLRDCGTRLNPTIVDGQAHGGIAQGLGAALMEEFQYDDEGQPQAITMFDYLLPSTKNMPPVELEHSETPSPFTETGAKGTGEGGMIDGPVALASSINDALEEYDFVTDQIPMTPHRVRNRIRDAE comes from the coding sequence ATGTCCGAGGCAGACCAGCGACCCAGCGCCCGCGAGGAGACCGAGAGCGAGCGCGAGTCGTTCGTCGGGTCCGGCCTCGAACGCGTCGAGGACCGCCGCATCCTCACCGGGGAGGCCGAGTACATCCACGACGTCGCGCCCGAGAACGCCGCCCACCTCGCGTTCGTGCGCAGCGTCCACCCCCACGCCACCATCGAGAACGTGAACACGGCGCGGGCCGAGGACCACCCGGACTGCCTGCTCGTCCTCACCGGCGAGGACCTCCAGGAGGACTACTACCCGATGCCGTGTGGCCTCAACGCGTTCGAGGAGTGGTCTCTCGCCACCGACAAGGCGCGGTACGTCGGCGAACCCATCGCCGCCGTGGTCGCCACCGACCGGTACGCCGCCGAGGACATCGTCGACCGCATCGACGTCGACTACGACCAGCACGAACCGGTCGTGGACGCGCTCGAAGCCCGCGAGGACGAGACGGTCATCCACGAGGACGTCGGGACGAACGTCCCGGACGGCGAGACGATGGAGTTCGGAGACGTGGACGGCGCCTTCGCAGACGCCGACAACGTCATCGAGCGCGAGTACTCGTGGGGCCGCATCTCCGGTGTCCCCCTCGAAACCGCGGGCGTCGTCGCGGAGTACGACCCCGACAGGGACTCCTTCGACATCGACTGCAACATCCAACTGCACACGCTCGTCGACGACACCGTCTACGAGACGCTGGGCTACCCGCCGGAGAAGGTGAACCTCGAAGTGCCGGCCGACGTGGGCGGGAGTTTCGGCACGAAAATCGCCATCCACCGGTACTGCGCGGTGGCGTCGATGGCGTCCCAGCAACTCGACGGGAAGCCCGTGCAGTTCGTCGAGGACCGCGTCGAGAACCTCCAGGGCGGCGACATGCACTCCTCGGACCGCGAGTACCGCGTGCGCCTCGCGTACGACGACGACGGCACCATCCGTGGCCTCGACACGTGGTTCGTGGACGACTTCGGCGCGTTCCCCCGGTACCCCGTGAATCAGGCGCTCAAACCCCTCTCGGTGGTGACGAACGCCTACGACATCCCGGCGGTGAAGTACGACTACGAACTCGTCATGACGAACAAGACGAGCCAGACCGCGTACCGCGGATTCGGCGTGCCGGCACACCTCCACGCCCTGGAGATGGCCGTCGACGAGGCCGCCGGCGAACTCGGACTGGAACGCGAGGAACTCCGCCGCCGGAATCTCGTCCAGCCCGACCAGATGCCCCACAAGATTCCGACGCACAACATCTACGACTCCGGCGACCTGCCGGCGGCCCTCGACCGCATCGAGGAAATCGTCGAGGAGCGCGAGCGCTGCGAGGGCGGCCTGCTCGACCCCGAGGTCGTGGAAGCGAAACGCGAGGAGGGGAAGTACCGGGGCGTGAGTTGCACCGTCCACATCGAACCCGGCGTCTCCGGGTCCGACTGGACCGACCGCCAGCGCACCGAGGACGAAGCCCTCGAACAGCGCGAGCGCGACGAGGTGGCGGAACTCCCCGAGCACTTCCGCGTGTCCCTGGAGCGCGACGGCACCGTGCAGGCGTACCTCGCGACGGACACCTCGGGGCAGGGCCACCAGACACTCGTCACGCAACTGCTCGCTGACGGCCTCGAAGTGCTGCCGAGCGACATCGAGGTCGGCTACCTCGACAGCGTCACCGCGCCCACCGAGTACGGCACCGCGGCGTCCCGGATGGCCGTGATGCTCTCGGGCGCGACCGAGGGCGCGGCCGAGGAGTTCCGGAACAACTGCCGCCAACTCGCCGCCGAGGAGGCCTTCGGCTCCGCGCTGGCGGACATCGTCTACCGGGACGGCGGCGTGGAGTGCCAGCAGTCCGGCGAGCGCCTCGAACTCGCTGACCTCGCGGAACTCGACACCGGCCGGAACCAGCGTCTGACGCAGGTCGCGTACGACTACCAGCACCCCGCCACCGAAATCGAGGAGTTCGACGAGGCGCTCACGTCGAAGTTCCCCGTCTACCCGACGGCCGCGTTCGCGGCGAACGCGCCCATCGTCGAGGTGGACACGAAGACCGGCGAGGTCGACGTACTGAAATTCTACTCGCTGCGGGACTGTGGCACCCGGCTCAATCCGACCATCGTGGACGGGCAGGCCCACGGCGGCATCGCGCAGGGCCTCGGCGCGGCGCTCATGGAGGAGTTCCAGTACGACGACGAGGGCCAACCGCAGGCCATCACGATGTTCGACTACCTGCTCCCGTCGACGAAGAACATGCCGCCCGTGGAACTGGAGCACTCCGAGACGCCGTCGCCGTTCACGGAGACCGGCGCGAAGGGCACCGGCGAGGGCGGGATGATTGACGGGCCGGTCGCGCTCGCCTCGTCCATCAACGACGCCTTAGAGGAGTACGACTTCGTGACCGACCAGATTCCGATGACGCCCCACCGCGTCCGCAACCGCATCCGGGACGCCGAGTAG
- a CDS encoding CoxG family protein, producing MIEFSGDFESEHAPEELWKYFTDPDILAQCAPGCDHIEQESESELSATIAVGVGSVKPTFDVDMTVVEADEPNHLVMEAGGDASRNSFEAVAEMTLTETEDGGTHAEWEADANVSGLIASLGQRALGSVADRLVNNFFDDLEELADEGVPAESKISAKPEATASLED from the coding sequence ATGATTGAGTTTTCAGGCGACTTCGAGTCCGAGCACGCACCCGAGGAACTGTGGAAGTACTTCACCGACCCCGACATTCTGGCGCAGTGCGCGCCGGGCTGTGACCACATCGAACAGGAGTCCGAGTCCGAACTGTCCGCGACCATCGCGGTCGGCGTCGGCAGCGTGAAACCGACGTTCGACGTGGACATGACGGTCGTGGAGGCCGACGAACCGAACCACCTCGTGATGGAGGCCGGCGGCGACGCGTCCCGGAACTCCTTCGAGGCGGTGGCGGAGATGACGCTGACCGAGACCGAGGACGGCGGGACACACGCCGAGTGGGAGGCCGACGCGAACGTCTCCGGCCTCATCGCGAGTCTCGGGCAGCGCGCGCTCGGGAGCGTCGCCGACCGCCTCGTGAACAACTTCTTCGACGACCTCGAGGAACTCGCGGACGAGGGCGTTCCCGCAGAGTCCAAAATCAGTGCGAAGCCCGAGGCGACCGCGAGCCTCGAAGATTAA
- a CDS encoding uracil-xanthine permease family protein, which translates to MPDGNTQQDATNRERTLVRYGIEESPDMDEAVPLGIQHLLAMFLSTVALPLVIASAIGVGAADTQFIIQMALLVAGVATIVQAYPIGPIGARLPIVMGTSAIFVSPLITVGTEFGLAAIFGAVIVASPIEVVIGYLYDDIRSLFPPLVTGIVVMLVGLTLIPIAIQYSAGTPGTEAFGSLENLGLATLVLLVALLVNQFFDGFLRSASVLVAVVVGYVAAIPLGLLDLSGVSAAGWFALPTPLAFGVEFEPSAILVVAFAYVITSMETIGDISGTTAAVDREPTTEETKGGLVADGVMSAFAGVFNAFPNTSFSQNVGLITFTGVASRFVVAIAGVFLVVLGFIPKVAEVVSAMPNPVLGGAAVVMFGMIISTGMRIIANGADLTQRNLTIIAVSIVLGVGVEWRADALAQLHPDVQILATSGLIMGGVTALLLNLILPEDIAPVGRGPVGEPVAGEDAEDALDD; encoded by the coding sequence ATGCCTGACGGCAACACGCAGCAAGACGCAACGAACCGTGAGCGAACGCTCGTCAGATACGGCATCGAGGAGAGCCCCGACATGGACGAGGCGGTTCCGCTCGGCATCCAACACCTGCTCGCGATGTTCCTCTCGACGGTGGCGCTCCCGCTCGTCATCGCGAGCGCCATCGGCGTCGGCGCGGCAGACACCCAGTTCATCATCCAGATGGCGCTGCTCGTCGCCGGCGTCGCCACTATCGTCCAAGCCTACCCAATCGGCCCCATCGGCGCGCGCCTCCCAATCGTCATGGGGACGAGTGCCATCTTCGTCTCGCCGCTCATCACCGTCGGCACGGAGTTCGGCCTCGCCGCCATCTTCGGCGCCGTCATCGTCGCCTCGCCCATCGAGGTCGTCATCGGCTACCTCTACGACGACATCCGGAGTCTGTTCCCGCCGCTCGTCACCGGCATCGTCGTGATGCTCGTCGGCCTCACGCTCATCCCCATCGCCATCCAGTACTCCGCGGGCACGCCCGGAACCGAGGCGTTCGGGAGCCTGGAGAACCTCGGACTCGCGACGCTCGTGTTACTCGTCGCGCTCCTCGTGAACCAGTTCTTCGACGGCTTCCTGCGCTCCGCGAGCGTCCTCGTCGCCGTCGTCGTCGGCTACGTCGCCGCGATTCCGCTCGGCTTGCTCGACCTCTCCGGCGTGAGCGCTGCCGGGTGGTTCGCACTCCCCACGCCGCTCGCGTTCGGCGTCGAGTTCGAACCCAGCGCCATCCTCGTCGTCGCGTTCGCGTACGTCATCACGTCCATGGAGACCATCGGCGACATCTCCGGCACCACCGCCGCGGTGGACCGCGAACCCACCACCGAGGAGACCAAGGGCGGTCTCGTCGCTGACGGTGTCATGTCGGCATTCGCGGGCGTCTTCAACGCCTTCCCCAACACCTCCTTCAGCCAGAACGTCGGCCTCATCACGTTCACCGGCGTCGCCAGTCGGTTCGTCGTCGCCATCGCCGGCGTCTTCCTCGTCGTCCTCGGCTTCATCCCGAAGGTCGCCGAAGTCGTCTCCGCGATGCCAAACCCGGTCCTCGGGGGCGCCGCGGTCGTCATGTTCGGGATGATTATCTCCACGGGCATGCGCATCATCGCGAACGGCGCGGACCTCACGCAGCGCAACCTCACCATCATCGCCGTCTCCATCGTCCTCGGCGTCGGCGTCGAGTGGCGCGCCGACGCACTCGCCCAACTCCACCCGGACGTGCAGATTCTCGCCACGTCCGGCCTCATCATGGGCGGCGTCACCGCGCTCCTCCTCAACCTCATTCTCCCCGAGGACATCGCACCCGTCGGTCGAGGCCCGGTCGGTGAACCCGTCGCCGGCGAGGACGCGGAGGACGCGCTGGACGACTGA
- a CDS encoding substrate-binding domain-containing protein — protein MKRRAFLAAAGVAVTGTAAASLVTGGGDGDATASALVAGSLQSVAGEVPDGSVEAHGSVTCRQYVLDDLRDPDALALADPVLFEGIAEPTLFATNALVLAGREGALPEDWRAAVRRDDVKVGRTDPQQDPLGYRTVLALRLSDLDADEHLPDMPLFPETSMLRTLESGGLDAAFCYRNMAEDHDLPYRDLPPEIDFSDPERADEYAEVSIEVNGEAIRGAPITYGAAALTDAGEPWTESLVTGRDRLEAAGFTVPSGFPERPR, from the coding sequence ATGAAACGACGCGCGTTCCTCGCCGCCGCAGGCGTCGCGGTCACCGGCACCGCCGCCGCCTCGCTGGTCACCGGTGGCGGGGACGGCGACGCCACCGCGTCGGCGCTCGTCGCGGGGAGCCTCCAGTCCGTCGCGGGCGAGGTTCCCGACGGCTCCGTCGAAGCCCACGGGAGCGTGACCTGCCGGCAGTACGTCTTAGACGACCTGCGCGACCCGGACGCGCTCGCGCTCGCCGACCCCGTGCTGTTCGAGGGCATCGCCGAGCCGACGCTGTTCGCGACGAACGCGCTCGTGCTCGCCGGCCGCGAGGGCGCCCTCCCGGAGGACTGGCGGGCCGCCGTGCGCCGCGACGACGTGAAAGTCGGGCGCACCGACCCACAGCAGGACCCACTGGGCTACCGGACGGTGCTCGCGCTCCGGCTCAGCGACCTGGACGCCGACGAACACCTCCCAGATATGCCGCTGTTCCCCGAGACGTCGATGCTCCGCACGCTCGAATCCGGGGGGCTGGACGCCGCCTTCTGCTACCGGAACATGGCCGAGGACCACGACCTACCGTACCGCGACCTTCCCCCGGAAATCGACTTCTCGGACCCCGAACGCGCCGACGAGTACGCCGAGGTGTCCATCGAGGTGAACGGCGAGGCGATTCGCGGCGCGCCCATCACCTACGGCGCCGCCGCGCTCACCGACGCCGGCGAACCGTGGACGGAATCCCTCGTGACTGGCCGCGACCGCCTCGAAGCAGCGGGGTTCACCGTCCCATCGGGGTTCCCGGAGCGCCCCCGATAG
- a CDS encoding MFS transporter, with protein sequence MNRDLPRRALAVLGVGLLGMGLAVGSYGAGVTRLLERGVAPGVAGFGMTLFLLGQLVVVAFADRATRTRRSAWVAAVGLGAGAAAAALSAVGTLSATLAARALLGLGQGAAFVGAMKHVGKRTPDRAVATAQGLLGALFTLGLAVSLAVAEPAFAAVGFEASMAGVAAVVAVGAAAAPLLDSAGSEAVVPYRDYLAPLRSRVGLALGLGNMATFGFLIVATTWYVDALGGVPGVPATPALLAFAATTVVGRALGGVLAARVGERAVVSRSMLGLAVALAGMAAGVQYGVPAVLVAGVVGTGLGFSVPFGPLFAFAFSNLADDAGVTLVVMLAVGNAGALAYPWLVGELVAATGTYAAGFAAMSATVVGVWWLWRTAIGGAPGTPMGR encoded by the coding sequence GTGAATCGGGACCTGCCGCGGCGTGCGCTCGCCGTCCTCGGCGTCGGCCTGCTCGGGATGGGACTGGCGGTCGGGAGTTACGGCGCCGGTGTCACCCGACTCCTCGAACGCGGCGTCGCGCCCGGTGTCGCCGGATTCGGGATGACGCTGTTCCTGCTCGGCCAGTTGGTCGTCGTCGCGTTCGCGGACCGCGCGACGCGGACGCGGCGGTCGGCGTGGGTCGCCGCGGTCGGTCTCGGTGCCGGTGCCGCGGCCGCCGCGCTGTCCGCCGTCGGCACGCTCTCGGCGACGCTCGCCGCGCGCGCCCTGCTCGGTCTCGGGCAGGGCGCGGCGTTCGTCGGCGCGATGAAACACGTCGGGAAGCGCACGCCCGACCGCGCCGTCGCCACCGCGCAGGGACTGCTCGGCGCGCTGTTCACGCTCGGTCTCGCCGTTTCGCTCGCCGTCGCCGAACCCGCGTTCGCGGCGGTCGGCTTCGAGGCGTCGATGGCCGGGGTCGCCGCCGTCGTCGCCGTCGGCGCGGCGGCCGCCCCGCTCCTCGACTCGGCGGGCTCTGAGGCCGTCGTCCCGTACCGCGACTACCTCGCGCCCCTGCGCTCGCGGGTCGGCCTCGCGCTCGGCCTCGGGAACATGGCGACGTTCGGCTTCCTCATCGTCGCGACGACGTGGTACGTGGACGCGCTCGGCGGCGTTCCCGGGGTTCCGGCGACGCCCGCGCTGCTCGCGTTCGCCGCGACCACCGTCGTCGGGCGGGCGCTCGGCGGCGTGCTCGCGGCGCGCGTCGGCGAGCGCGCCGTCGTCTCCCGGTCGATGCTCGGCCTCGCCGTCGCGCTGGCGGGCATGGCGGCGGGCGTCCAGTACGGCGTGCCTGCCGTCCTCGTCGCCGGCGTCGTCGGCACGGGCCTCGGGTTCAGCGTGCCCTTCGGCCCGCTGTTCGCGTTCGCGTTCTCGAACCTCGCGGACGACGCCGGCGTCACGCTCGTCGTGATGCTCGCCGTCGGGAACGCCGGCGCGCTCGCGTACCCGTGGCTCGTCGGCGAACTCGTCGCGGCGACTGGGACCTACGCCGCCGGCTTCGCGGCGATGAGCGCCACCGTCGTCGGCGTCTGGTGGCTGTGGCGGACGGCTATCGGGGGCGCTCCGGGAACCCCGATGGGACGGTGA
- a CDS encoding cyclase family protein, with product MLDGYEMHDLTQPWSQDTPAWPTYDNPKIWYEKSLDTEKVNGQKIEFMNHTGTHLDGEKHFIAHGRDIESMPLEELVGDAVVADISDKVGDYDVYTSEMIEDVCDVQKGDILFIHTGYQEYAWHKENADPHKFFCKHPGPNQEFADWCKEMELEYLILDCGSADHPMNTVIRDVRPELAAEAREKHGVDDLDEIFPPEGYQLMHTELFPEGIVHVENAQVPEELLNERVQIGTFPWRFRGGESSVSRVVAFTEE from the coding sequence ATGCTCGACGGTTACGAGATGCACGACCTGACGCAGCCGTGGTCACAGGACACGCCCGCGTGGCCGACGTACGACAACCCGAAAATCTGGTACGAGAAGTCACTGGACACGGAGAAGGTGAACGGCCAGAAGATCGAGTTCATGAACCACACGGGGACCCACCTCGACGGCGAGAAACACTTCATCGCACACGGGCGGGACATCGAGAGCATGCCCCTCGAGGAACTCGTGGGCGACGCCGTCGTCGCCGACATCTCCGACAAGGTCGGGGACTACGACGTCTACACCTCCGAGATGATAGAGGACGTCTGTGACGTTCAGAAGGGCGACATCCTCTTCATCCACACGGGCTACCAGGAGTACGCGTGGCACAAGGAGAACGCCGACCCGCACAAGTTCTTCTGCAAGCACCCCGGCCCGAACCAGGAGTTCGCGGACTGGTGTAAGGAGATGGAACTGGAGTACCTGATTCTGGACTGCGGGAGCGCCGACCACCCGATGAACACGGTGATTCGGGACGTGCGCCCGGAACTCGCGGCGGAAGCCCGCGAGAAGCACGGCGTCGACGACCTCGACGAAATCTTCCCGCCGGAGGGCTACCAGTTGATGCACACTGAACTGTTCCCGGAGGGTATCGTCCACGTGGAGAACGCGCAGGTGCCCGAGGAACTGCTGAACGAGCGCGTTCAGATCGGGACGTTCCCGTGGCGGTTCCGCGGCGGCGAATCCTCCGTCTCCCGCGTCGTGGCGTTCACCGAAGAATAG
- a CDS encoding alcohol dehydrogenase catalytic domain-containing protein: MNAVVLDEWGGDLEVREVPRPEPDPGEVLVDVRACGVTRTIENAIQGGLSDDPGFTPRIPGHEFAGVVEATGDGVTDHEPGDRVVSYFYLTCGTCERCLRGDTNQCVNFGGWFGVQRDGAYAEYATIPESNLLALPEGATFAEGAVAADGLATPLHVCERTGVSDDDTVLVLGAAGRIGVHLSQLAANRGAHVLAADVDDARLAHVDDLTPDAVTPIDARGDDFAERARDATPFGDGPTVAVDTVGDLDTLRDAWDALAMGGDLVTLTTHHERSFAPLLKEFVVKEASVVGSRYATKDEVSRAARLLADGRVTADYTDTVGLDEVPETHERIRNGETFGMTVLEP, translated from the coding sequence ATGAACGCGGTCGTCCTCGACGAGTGGGGCGGCGACCTCGAAGTCCGCGAGGTACCGCGACCCGAACCCGACCCCGGCGAAGTACTGGTCGACGTGCGCGCCTGCGGCGTCACCCGAACCATCGAGAACGCGATACAGGGCGGCCTGAGCGACGACCCCGGGTTCACGCCCCGCATTCCCGGTCACGAGTTCGCGGGCGTCGTCGAGGCGACGGGCGACGGCGTCACCGACCACGAACCCGGCGACCGCGTGGTGTCGTACTTCTATCTCACCTGTGGCACCTGCGAGCGCTGTCTGCGCGGGGACACGAACCAGTGCGTGAACTTCGGCGGCTGGTTCGGCGTCCAGCGCGACGGCGCGTACGCCGAGTACGCGACCATCCCCGAATCGAACCTCCTCGCGCTCCCCGAGGGCGCGACGTTCGCCGAGGGCGCCGTCGCCGCCGACGGCCTCGCGACGCCGCTGCACGTCTGCGAGCGAACGGGCGTGAGCGACGACGACACCGTGCTCGTGCTCGGTGCGGCGGGCCGAATCGGCGTCCACCTCTCGCAGTTGGCCGCGAACAGAGGGGCGCACGTCCTCGCCGCGGACGTCGACGACGCCCGACTCGCGCACGTGGACGACCTGACGCCGGACGCGGTGACGCCGATAGACGCGCGGGGCGACGACTTCGCCGAGCGCGCCCGCGACGCCACCCCGTTCGGCGACGGCCCGACGGTCGCCGTGGACACCGTGGGCGACCTCGACACGCTCCGGGACGCGTGGGACGCGCTCGCGATGGGCGGCGACCTCGTGACGCTCACCACGCACCACGAGCGCTCGTTCGCGCCGCTCCTGAAGGAGTTCGTCGTCAAAGAGGCGAGCGTCGTCGGCTCCCGGTACGCCACCAAAGACGAGGTGTCGCGGGCGGCGCGCCTGCTCGCGGACGGGCGGGTCACCGCCGACTACACCGACACGGTGGGACTCGACGAGGTACCAGAGACCCACGAGCGAATCCGGAACGGCGAGACGTTCGGGATGACGGTCCTCGAACCGTGA
- a CDS encoding XdhC family protein — protein MDRDDPWSVTDRDLHDRLAALRDADATAAVATVVDVEGSAYRRPGAKLVAPGDDDALGAITAGCLEGPVASLAADARESGTAAVETFDLMDGDEWGLGLGCNGVIDVLVEPLDDSFDPLLAALDDGESAAVLTAIASDDPDVPLGARTVVTADGEDAGDDRSGLPDGALADLRDAAAEARESGTSGVVTVERAAGDLRVFVDGVEPTPDLVLFGSQNDVHPVARVGADAGFRVTVASARGARADTDQFPNAHRVVGTHPTEIGDALDRPSRAHVVLMSHNLVDDQLALEHLLTETDVPYVGLMGPRERFEELREALADDGVTLTPDQLDRVSTPVGLDLGDGSPTGIALSIVSEALAVANDAEGGRLRDQSGPIHPRTDPTP, from the coding sequence ATGGACCGCGACGACCCGTGGAGCGTGACCGACCGCGACCTCCACGACCGCCTCGCCGCACTCCGGGACGCGGACGCCACCGCCGCCGTCGCCACCGTCGTCGACGTGGAAGGCTCGGCGTACCGCCGCCCCGGCGCGAAACTGGTCGCTCCGGGCGACGACGACGCGCTCGGCGCCATCACTGCCGGCTGTCTGGAGGGCCCGGTCGCCAGTCTCGCCGCCGACGCCCGCGAGTCGGGGACGGCCGCCGTCGAGACGTTCGACCTGATGGACGGCGACGAGTGGGGACTCGGCCTCGGCTGCAACGGCGTCATCGACGTGCTCGTGGAACCGCTCGACGACTCCTTCGACCCACTACTCGCGGCGCTCGACGACGGCGAGTCCGCCGCCGTCCTCACCGCGATTGCGAGCGACGACCCGGACGTCCCGCTGGGCGCGCGCACCGTCGTCACCGCTGACGGCGAGGACGCCGGCGACGACCGCTCTGGACTCCCGGACGGCGCGCTCGCCGACCTCCGGGACGCCGCCGCGGAAGCCCGCGAGTCCGGGACGAGCGGCGTCGTCACCGTCGAGCGCGCGGCGGGCGACCTGCGCGTGTTCGTGGACGGCGTCGAACCGACGCCCGACCTCGTGTTGTTCGGCTCCCAGAACGACGTGCATCCGGTCGCGCGCGTCGGCGCGGACGCCGGCTTCCGCGTCACCGTGGCGTCGGCCCGCGGGGCGCGCGCCGACACCGACCAGTTCCCGAACGCGCACCGCGTCGTCGGCACCCACCCCACCGAAATCGGGGACGCCCTCGACCGGCCGTCGCGAGCGCACGTCGTCCTGATGAGCCACAACCTCGTGGACGACCAGCTCGCGCTCGAACACCTGCTCACCGAGACCGACGTGCCCTACGTCGGTCTGATGGGTCCCCGGGAGCGCTTCGAGGAACTGCGGGAGGCGCTCGCCGACGACGGCGTGACGCTGACGCCGGACCAACTCGACCGCGTGTCGACGCCGGTGGGGTTGGACCTCGGGGACGGCAGTCCGACGGGCATCGCGTTGAGCATCGTCTCGGAGGCGCTCGCCGTCGCGAACGACGCCGAGGGCGGGCGGCTCCGCGACCAGTCCGGGCCGATTCATCCGCGCACCGACCCGACGCCGTAG